The following proteins come from a genomic window of Maylandia zebra isolate NMK-2024a linkage group LG22, Mzebra_GT3a, whole genome shotgun sequence:
- the LOC143414647 gene encoding uncharacterized protein LOC143414647: MNTHRDQILTHPKPRTVKELLSFLGLTGYSRQFIPNYAGKTAPLRDLIKKVGVRILKAELPWTPDTETAFISLKQDLSRATDLATPNYDEAFHLDVSETKGVVNGVLFQKKGGGRDVLMYVSIRLNSTEARHPTCTQHAAGVAKIIQKTAHIVREHPLKVLTTHSVVAYVNSQAFTMTPLTQQRFSKILEAPNLIFTHEGINMADLMGSGEPHDCIKKAQVEGKIEGQQSAQRAEVIALTRALRLAKNMRVNIYTDSAYAFGAAHVELAQWKRAGFRTATNAPICHKKALEDPDEVSIIKCKGHSQADSMVARGNQKADEAAKEAAGYKGQRQLVQVTPEEEVSTNSMEEVRQAQEETSPEEKGVWENKGAWQDGGLWRGPDGRPALTAKMAEQKVNEAHGLGHVGVKQMERNLCRWWHPDLRRMILEKARTCLICGAHNPKPAVKPEAGKFLMPGRPGEEVVIDYTDMIDTGPGGVRYLLVCVDVLTGWPEAWATKCEDAKSVIKCLIITFQGMGFPRELDQTMVLTSRIKICKR; the protein is encoded by the exons atgaacacacacagagaccaaattctgacacatccaaaaccaagaactgtgaaggagttgctttcctttcttggcttgacaggttacagcaggcagttcATTCCGAACTATGCGGGTAAAACGGCCCCTTTAAGGGACTTGATCAAGAAAGTTGGTGTTCGAATTCTGAAGGCTGAATTGCCTTGGACGCCGGACACAGAGACAGCGTTCATTTCACTAAAACAGGATTTGTCAAGAGCCACAGATCTGGCCACACCTAACTATGATGAGGCATTTCATCttgatgtttcagaaacaaagggagttgtgaatggtgtgttgtttcagaaaaaagggggaggtaGGGATGTACTTATGTATGTCAGCATAAGATTAAATTCAACAGAAGCAAGGCatcccacatgcacacaacacgCAGCAGGAGTAGCAAAGATaattcagaaaacagcacatatagtgagGGAACACCCACTGAAAGTGCTTACTACACACAGTGTAGTGGCCTATGTGAACTCACAGGCATTCACAATGACTCCACTGACGCAACAAAGGTTCAGCAAAATTTTAGAGGCGCCAAATCTGATATTCACACATGAAGGAATAAATATGGCAGACCTAATGGGGTCAGGAGAACCACATGACtgtattaagaaagcccaggttGAAGGAAAAATCGAGGGACAACAGTCGGCCCAGAGAGCTGAAGTGATAGCCCTAACTCGAGCCCTGAGGTTGGCTAAAAACATGAGAGTGAACATCTACACTGACTCAGCATATGCGTTTGGAGCAGCTCATGTGGAACTGGCTCAGTGGAAGAGAGCCGGGTTCAGAACGGCCACTAATGCACCCATCTGTCACAAAAAGGCCCTGGAGGACCCAGACGAGGTAAGtattataaaatgcaaaggCCACTCACAAGCAGACAGTATGGTGGCAAGAGGAAATCAGAAAGCTGACGAAGCCGCAAAGGAAGCAGCGGGCTACAAAGGACAGAGACAACTGGTGCAGGTAACCCCAGAAGAGGAGGTTAGCACTAACAGCATGGAAGAAGTTAGACAGGCTCAGGAGGAGACATCCCCAGAGGAAAAGGGGGTGTGGGAAAACAAAGGAGCCTGGCAAGATGGCGGTTTGTGGAGGGGGCCAGATGGGCGTCCCGCTTTAACGGCCAAAATGGCGGAACAAAAGGTGAATGAGGCTCACGGGCTTGGTCACGTGggagtgaaacagatggagagaaatttgTGCCGATGGTGGCATCCTGATTTGAGAAGGATGATACTGGAAAAGGCCAGAACGTGCCTAATTTGTGGGGCACACAACCCAAAGCCAGCAGTAAAACCTGAAGCTGGTAAGTTTCTCATGCCAGGAAGGCCAGGAGAAGAGGTCGTGATTGATTATACCGACATGATTGATACAGGCCCAGGTGGGGTGAGgtatttgttggtgtgtgtggatgttttgACTGGATGGCCCGAAGCATGGGCGACCAAATGTGAAGACGCGAAAAGCGTGATTAAGTGCTTAATCATTACATTCCAAGGCATGGGTTTCCCAAGAGAATTAGATCAGACAATGGTACTCACTTCAAGAATAAAGATTTGCAAGAG GTAG
- the LOC143414755 gene encoding uncharacterized protein LOC143414755 — MADRSGATPSRKRGCKPLKDQLEQLKKAVRLASPGVSKSAEKECQAMEVEVSKPIISQQKGLGDKIPLSLVLKTEGEVYGQMHEALRASIEALTALEVIKQRVMQGGPEEENEDRATSSEEDDEEDEDGGAEPQPSTSLILRKRSVKRDQAQRQPIFKSSKGKGKLRKSRRVSFEQGAPDPGLSLPLIAGPKNEPVYRAYKVRDLEALVKQLPPITKGEHWEGEELALGDFRTLAGRCMLGGGLADVEQIAQTTRYANDLKYHEVQSDLADAVREKDPTPNFGVIPKIIWDPKKKPRECLAKAKEQWLLETGIHPGKEGESRAWFRSAVLAGLPNQVAVDLEKNPDFAVADSVQWERHVTHRLQQEQDLTNKQKKELDEAQAQLLRLQLGEAREKYNAKKKEPKELNKTIMVARPQPDPVPDWPDQDPGLYPDDRWPANAPRQRQPVGNWGTGGPQRGRGGSVRGGQRARNPGNPGRVSWTACLRCGAEGHWARDCPEPPQNYQGRGYQSQARGGPRQRAAYRGAHQAPNPNAAPAPQYPVADWGWEGEQY; from the coding sequence ATGGCTGACAGATCGGGTGCGACACCTAGTAGGAAAAGGggatgcaaacctctgaaggatCAGCTCGAACAGCTTAAGAAAGCTGTTCGCTTGGCTTCCCCTGGAGTATCAAAATCAGCAGAGAAAGAGTGCCAAGCGATGGAGGTTGAGGTAAGTAAACCTATTATATCCCAACAGAAAGGGCTGGGTGATAAAATACCTCTGAGCTTGGTGTTAAAAACTGAAGGAGAAGTGTATGGACAAATGCATGAGGCCCTACGTGCGTCCATAGAGGCATTAACGGCATTGGAGGTTATAAAGCAGAGAGTAATGCAGGGAGGGCCAGAAGAGGAGAATGAAGACCGTGCgacgtcatcagaagaagacGATGAGGAGGACGAAGATGGAGGAGCTGAACCCCAACCAAGTACAAGCCTAATTTTGAGGAAAAGAAGTGTGAAGAGAGACCAAGCACAGAGACAGCCCATATTTAAGAGCTCAAAGGGGAAAGGAAAGTTGAGGAAGAGTAGAAGAGTGAGTTTTGAACAAGGAGCTCCTGACCCTGGTTTAAGTCTGCCTCTAATAGCAGGTCCAAAGAACGAACCAGTTTATCGCGCCTATAAGGTGAGAGATTTGGAAGCATTGGTTAAACAACTTCCACCAATAACCAAGGGAGAACATTGGGAAGGAGAAGAATTAGCGCTGGGCGACTTTCGCACTTTGGCCGGACGTTGTATGCTGGGTGGTGGGTTAGCAGATGTAGAGCAGATAGCTCAAACAACCAGATATGCAAATGACCTGAAATATCATGAGGTGCAGAGTGACTTAGCAGATGCAGTTCGGGAGAAGGACCCAACTCCTAACTTTGGAGTCATTCCAAAAATTATTTGGGATCCCAAAAAGAAACCCAGAGAGTGTTTAGCTAAAGCAAAGGAACAATGGTTGTTAGAAACAGGAATACATCCGGGGAAGGAGGGTGAAAGTAGAGCGTGGTTTCGTTCGGCAGTGCTGGCAGGGCTGCCCAACCAGGTTGCAGTTGACTTGGAAAAGAACCCAGATTTTGCCGTTGCAGACTCGGTGCAGTGGGAGAGACATGTGACCCACAGACTTCAGCAGGAACAGGATTTgacgaacaaacaaaagaaagagttaGATGAAGCACAGGCGCAGCTGCTTAGGCTGCAGCTGGGTGAGGCTCGCGAAAAATATAATGCGAAGAAAAAAGAACCGAAAGAACTAAATAAGACTATAATGGTGGCAAGGCCTCAGCCCGATCCTGTGCCTGACTGGCCAGATCAGGATCCGGGTCTCTACCCTGATGATCGTTGGCCCGCCAATGCACCAAGGCAGCGTCAACCCGTAGGGAATTGGGGGACCGGTGGACCACAGAGAGGGCGTGGTGGATCCGTGAGGGGAGGACAAAGGGCTCGGAATCCGGGGAATCCTGGCAGAGTGTCTTGGACTGCGTGTCTGAGATGTGGAGCAGAAGGACACTGGGCCCGAGATTGCCCTGAACCGCCGCAGAACTATCAGGGGCGAGGCTATCAATCCCAGGCACGAGGAGGCCCAAGACAAAGAGCTGCTTACAGGGGAGCACATCAAGCTCCAAACCCGAATGCAGCACCAGCCCCCCAGTACCCAGTAGCCGACTGGGGCTGGGAGGGGGAGCAATACTGA